The nucleotide window GCCACCCGTTGCCGGCTCCGGCCGTGCTCCTCTCGGGCGGCGAGACCACCGTCACCCTCAGCGGGGCAGGGGGCGGCCACGGGCGCGGAGGCCGCAACACCGAGTTCCTGCTAGGTCTGGCGACCGCGCTGGGGGGCGCGCCGGGCATCTGGGCGCTGGCAGGCGACACCGACGGCATCGACGGGACCGAGGACGCCGCCGGGGCTACCGTGACCCCCACCACCCTGGCGCGGGGCCGGGCGGCCGGGCGCGACCCCCACGCCGACCTCGCCGCCCACGACAGCTACGGCTACTTCGCGGCGCTGGGCGACCTGATCGTCACCGGCCCGACGCTCACGAACGTCAACGACTTCCGCGCGGTGCTGGTCGCGCCGCCGGACATCTGAGCCAACGCGGGCGCGGCGGCGCGGGTAAGCTGCGCCGCAGTCCTTCAGCGGCGCGGCGTTATACTGAGAGGCTGTGACGCGCAGGTCCCCGGGGGGAAGTTCCGGCCGGAGGAGCGCGCGGCCGGAGGACTTTTGAGCTACTGGAGAAACACGCTTAAGCCGCTGCTCGACGCCGAACGGGGCACCCTGTTCAAGCAGGCCCCTATTCGCGTGACGCTGGCCTTCCCGAACCGCTACGGCGTGGGCATGGCCTCGCTGGGCTTTCAGGTCATCTACCGCATGTTCAACCAGGAAGAAGGCGTCGCCTGCGAGCGTGCCTTCCTGCCCGACGATGTGGACGCCTTCGAGCGCACGGGGCAGGCCCTGCCCACCGTCGAGTCCGGGCGCGCGGCGGCCGACTGCGAACTGTTCGCCATGAGCGTGAGCTTCGAGCTCGACCTCACCAACATCATCCGGATGTTGGACGTGGCGGGCATGGCCCCGCTGCGTAAAGAACGCAGCGACAACGACCCCCTGATCATGATCGGCGGGCCGCTCACGAGTTCCAACCCCTACCCGCTGACGCCCTTCGCCGACATCATCATCATCGGGGATGGAGAGCAGATTGTGCCGGTGGTATCCGAGGCCCTGCGCGAATCGGCCTCGCGCGAGGACTTCTACGACCTCATCGACGGCATGCCCGGCGTCTTCCTGCCCGCGCGCCACAGCCACGAGCCGCAGTGGGCGACCGCGCCCAAGGAACTGCTGCCCGCCTACAGCCAGATCGTGACGCCGCACTCGGAACTCAGCAACATGTTCCTGGTCGAGGCGCAGCGCGGCTGCCCGCGTCCCTGCACCTTCTGCCTGGCGCGGACCATGTACGGCCCCAACCGCAACAACCAGGCGCAGGAACTCCTGGACACCATTCCCGAGTGGGTCACGAAGGTCGGCCTGGTGGGCGCGGCCCTCTCGGACTTCCCGCACACGAAGTACGTCGGCAAGACCCTCACCGAGCGCGGCATCAAGCTCGGCGTGAGCAGCATCCGCGCCGACACGGTAGACGCCGAACTCGCCGAGATCCTGAAGGCGGGCGGCCTGCGGACCTTCACGGTCGCGTCGGACGCTCCCTCGGAACGCCTGCGCCGCTGGCTCAAGAAGGGCATCACGACCGAGGACCTGCTCAAGACCGCGCAGATCAGCCGCGACCTGGGCTTCAAGGGCCTCAAGGTCTACATGATGATCGGGCTGGGGCCGGAGAACGACGACGACATCTCCGAGCTCATCGCCTTCACCAAGGAACTTGCCGGGATCAACCGCATCGCGCTGGGCATCTCGCCCTTCGTGCCTAAGCGGCACACGCCGCACTTCGCCGACCCCTTCGCGGGGGTGCAGGTCATCGAGAAGCGCCTCAAGCGCATTCAGAAGGAGCTGCGGACCACCGCCGAACTGCGCAACGTCTCGGCCAAGTGGGCCTGGGTCGAGAACGTGATCGCTCGCGGTGGCCCCGAGGTGGGCATGGCGGCGTACGGCATCTACAAGAACGAGAGCATCGGCGCCTGGAAAAAAGCGCTGGAAGAGATCGGCTGGCACGACGAGTTCGAGGCCAACACGCCGGCCATCGGCCTGCCGCCCGGCCAGTATGAGCCGCGCGAGGTCAGCGCGCACGCGCAGGGCCTAGCCATCTGACCGCTACATAAACCAGAAAGATCTGGACGGCTTAGTGCCCTCCAGATCTTTTCTTTGACCTGCCGTATCTCTGCCCTGGAAAAGTCAATACAGACAATAAAAAACCTCCGCTAAGGCGGAGGTTTCTGTTGGTAGAACCGAGGGGATTTGAACCCCTGACCCCTACCGTGTCAAGGTAGTGCTCTACCCCTGAGCTACGGTTCTACATGCCACGCGGGCGGGTACAGATTGGAGGCGCTGACCGGACTCGAACCGGTGGTGGAGGTTTTGCAGACCTCTGCCTTACCACTTGGCTACAGCGCCGCTGATCGGGCGGTTGGTGCTGTCCCTTGCGGGGGCTGGAGATGTCTTTCCTCACCAGCGGAAGGAATAGTAGCACGCGCTTCTAAAGCTGTAAACCCCGCCCTGAACTCTGCCAGAAACCCCGCCGTGAACCCCCACCTCAGCAACGTGGGGCGACTTCGCGGCGGCCAAATTCGGCCCAGCTCGCGGCGTCGCGGGGAACGGCGCGCGACTCGGTCCAGGCCCAGTAGGGCGTGTAAAGGCTGCGGGCCGTAACGACCTCATCGCGGAAGATTTCGGCGCTCAGGCCGGTGCGCAGCAGGCCGCTGGTCTCGAACCGGCTCACTACCCCGGCACGGTCGTAGGGCACCCGGCGAAGCTCGGTCTGCCAGCCGTGCGGCGTGGCCGTGAGGAGCAGGTACCCGGCGCGCGGGTCGCCGTCGGCGGGCGAGCCGACCGAGCCAGTGTTCAGGACCCGCACCGGCCCGAACCAGGCGTCGGCCTGCCGGTGGATGTGCGAGGCCACCAGCACCCCCGCGCCCGACCCGGCGGCCAGCTCGGCCACGCGCTCCGGCGCGGTGCGGTCGCTCAGGCTCTCGCGGTAATGACTGGGCGAGCCGTGGGCGACGAGCACGTCGGGCAGGCCGGCTGCGCGCAGGGTCAGGGTCATGGGCCAGTCCTGCGGCACGTCCAGCAGCCCGGCGCGGTCGAGCTGGTCGGCGCTCCAGGCCGTCGCGCCCCAGAAGGGATCGGTGAACCAGTCGGCGGGCAGCGCGGGGCTGCGCGACTGCCACAGCCGCAACAGGTCGTCGTGGTTGCCCAGGGTGAACGACACGTCGGGGCGGCCCAGCAACGTCTGCATGACCTCCACCGAGTCCGGCCCCCGGTTCACCACGTCGCCGTTGACGACGATCCGCTCTACGCCCTGCCTCGCAATGTCGGCC belongs to Deinococcus sp. Leaf326 and includes:
- a CDS encoding metallophosphoesterase, whose product is MPGVRVAVIADIHGNADALRAVLADIARQGVERIVVNGDVVNRGPDSVEVMQTLLGRPDVSFTLGNHDDLLRLWQSRSPALPADWFTDPFWGATAWSADQLDRAGLLDVPQDWPMTLTLRAAGLPDVLVAHGSPSHYRESLSDRTAPERVAELAAGSGAGVLVASHIHRQADAWFGPVRVLNTGSVGSPADGDPRAGYLLLTATPHGWQTELRRVPYDRAGVVSRFETSGLLRTGLSAEIFRDEVVTARSLYTPYWAWTESRAVPRDAASWAEFGRREVAPRC
- a CDS encoding radical SAM protein gives rise to the protein MSYWRNTLKPLLDAERGTLFKQAPIRVTLAFPNRYGVGMASLGFQVIYRMFNQEEGVACERAFLPDDVDAFERTGQALPTVESGRAAADCELFAMSVSFELDLTNIIRMLDVAGMAPLRKERSDNDPLIMIGGPLTSSNPYPLTPFADIIIIGDGEQIVPVVSEALRESASREDFYDLIDGMPGVFLPARHSHEPQWATAPKELLPAYSQIVTPHSELSNMFLVEAQRGCPRPCTFCLARTMYGPNRNNQAQELLDTIPEWVTKVGLVGAALSDFPHTKYVGKTLTERGIKLGVSSIRADTVDAELAEILKAGGLRTFTVASDAPSERLRRWLKKGITTEDLLKTAQISRDLGFKGLKVYMMIGLGPENDDDISELIAFTKELAGINRIALGISPFVPKRHTPHFADPFAGVQVIEKRLKRIQKELRTTAELRNVSAKWAWVENVIARGGPEVGMAAYGIYKNESIGAWKKALEEIGWHDEFEANTPAIGLPPGQYEPREVSAHAQGLAI